From Theileria orientalis strain Shintoku DNA, chromosome 4, complete genome, the proteins below share one genomic window:
- a CDS encoding fibrillarin, with translation MLGNRFKGARGGSGKPSKKGFGAPASNKVVVVPHRFPGVYVAKGKSDALVTRNMVVGESIYGEKRIEVTNEDGEKVEYRMWNPFRSKLGATIIGGVANMPIGIGSKVLYLGAANGTTVSHVSDMVGPTGIVYAVEFSHRSARDLTNMAKRRPNIVPIVEDARQPLKYRMLVGMVDIIFADVAQPDQARIVAMNANHFLKPSGWYIIAIKANCVDSTASPEAVYRVP, from the exons ATGCTTG GAAACCGATTCAAGGGCGCCCGCGGTGGATCCGGCAAGCCTTCCAAAAAAGGCTTTGGAGCCCCTGCATCGAACAAAGTCGTGGTTGTTCCTCACCGGTTTCCCGGCGTCTATGTTGCTAAAGGCAAATCTGACGCTCTGGTCACCCGGAACATGGTTGTTGGGGAGTCAATTTACGGCGAGAAGCGCATTGAAGTAACG AACGAGGACGGCGAAAAGGTCGAGTACAGGATGTGGAATCCCTTTCGTTCTAAGCTCGGGGCGACCATAATTGGTGGTGTTGCCAATATGCCCATTGGCATTGGCTCCAAGGTTCTCTACTTGG GTGCTGCCAACGGTACCACCGTTTCTCACGTCTCTGACATGGTTGGACCCACCGGAATAGTCTATGCTGTTGAATTTTCTCACAGATCGGCTCGTGACTTGACAAACATg gCTAAGCGTAGGCCTAACATTGTGCCTATAGTTGAGGACGCAAGGCAGCCTTTGAAGTACCGGATGCTCGTCGGCATGGTCGACATCATTTTTGCCGACGTCGCGCAGCCTGACCAGGCCAGAATCGTTGCCATGAACGCAAACCATTTTCTCAAGCCCTCTGGGTGGTACATCATCGCCATCAAGGCGAACTGCGTTGACTCTACGGCTAGCCCCGAGGCTGT CTACCGTGTACCatga
- a CDS encoding fibrillarin yields the protein MSSNEFLSIKISVDDSENREAAERNLENLDFDAQRNLVVNLITSMNEDVRERDKVKRDKSSHPLLHIKLSTRLESQLISAMNHMEVLKKINTKLQSNKKKKLKYTDGELMAFEDTINNLNENLLNLENAIRYRSSTVKKSKVDLNLKSVSFDKEALTMEEQNYVAESIKRWNERDQDFDNQLKEIGEAVDRIGEVAINIGARAQEQAKNAINTVTQVENTTKGISDVTLKIKKLLGRQRMMECYVRFILIVLVLVLAGILMYMVIKKLRH from the exons atGAGCTCGAACGAATTTCttagtataaaaatatccGTAGACGACTCGGAGAATCGCGAAGCGGCGGAAAGAAATCTCGAAAACTTAGATTTCGACGCCCAAAGAAACTTAGTAGTTAACTTGATAACGTCTATGAACGAAGATGTAAGGGAGCGAGATAAAGTGAAGAGAGATAAGTCAT CACACCCACTCCTGCACATTAAGCTGTCCACGAGACTGGAATCGCAGCTAATATCCGCAATGAATCACATGGAAGTgctgaaaaaaataaacacgaAGCTGCAGTCGaacaagaaaaagaagCTAAAATACACAGACGGAGAGCTGATGGCTTTCGAAGACACAATCAACAATCTGAACGAAAACCTTCTGAATCTAGAAAACGCAATACGCTACAGATCGTCGACAGTAAAAAAGTCAAAGgtagatttaaatttaaaatcagtGTCATTTGACAAAG AGGCCCTGACAATGGAGGAGCAGAACTACGTCGCAGAGTCAATAAAAAGGTGGAACGAGAGAGACCAGGACTTTGACAATCAGTTAAAGGAAATCGGAGAAGCAGTGGACAGAATAG GAGAGGTGGCAATTAACATCGGAGCACGAGCTCAGGAGCAAGCGAAAAACGCAATAAATACAGTAACGCAAGTGGAGAACACAACAAAGGGGATCTCAGATGTAACCCTgaagataaagaagctgctgggcAGACAGAGGATGATGGAGTGTTACGTGCGATTCATACTCATAGTGCTCGTGCTGGTGCTGGCAGGAATACTGATGTACATggttattaaaaaattgagaCACTAG
- a CDS encoding splicing component: protein MADSPSTGQTDQPSNKQDNGTNVIPQQTPVAPMAAPIAPYPVQPNLMQQYNYMAYYNYPYYMNPQLMYQYQNQPQIIENNYESVQKCHLHSKPDLNCKFCRKFKSAVHEISRLAQQKQVAKSDDRPNQLPMTNSMTYNMNDLLRNNILTSEYYKSLSVKTFYDVVNELVQFGSHCEPYCSTSTRAPSTMFCCLYKFFTLKLTEKQMVTLLDHNKSPYPRCCGFLYLRYVLPPDKLWSWYEPYFLDEEEFTVSSDGNKKTTVGEFAESLIMDDKYYNTVLPRLPVRVKNLFGAHLLEMSKHRKRRVKNMDFVDDFVEGAQVSVCSKGDWLDGEILSVQEGRRGFPLVTVHLEDGTDETVDIGYVVLKDRGYEKRERRRSSRSSSLSSAGSERRKKHRRRSHDSHSKPDKRDSMSKRDDLLKEFKRREREKVLATGKEKCTGGYPLRIELKDQHESFKIMEQPVDHEFVKKMLPRLDYNALYETAKSLDLALPRNYVSDDTNNDHFISAVHHALFNYHILEGRLVCPSCSHNYIISKGIPDMLHKKELTED from the exons atGGCTGATTCACCTTCTACCGGTCAAACCGACCAGCCTTCTAATAAGCAGGACAATGGAACTAACGTTATCCCTCAACAAACGCCCGTTGCTCCAATGGCTGCTCCTATTGCGCCCTATCCCGTTCAGCCTAACTTGATGCAACAGTATAACTATATGGCCTACTATAATTATCCATATTACATGAATCCGC AATTGATGTACCAGTACCAGAATCAACCTCAAATTATCGAGAATAACTACGAAAGCGTTCAAAAATGCCACTTACACA GCAAACCTGATTTAAATTGCAAGTTCTGTAGAAAGTTTAAGTCGGCTGTGCATGAAATAAGTCGCTTGGCACAGCAGAAACAGGTTGCGAAATCGGACGATAGGCCGAACCAACTACCGAT GACGAACAGCATGACCTACAACATGAATGATCTGCTTAGGAACAATATATTGACCTCGGAGTACTACAAGTCACT GTCAGTTAAGACGTTTTATGACGTTGTTAACGAGTTGGTTCAGTTCGGATCGCACTGTGAACCGTACTGTTCAACGTCGACAAGGGCACCGTCCACAATGTTCTGTTGTTTATATAAGTTCTTTACTCTCAAATTGACTGAGAAACAG ATGGTAACTCTTCTCGACCACAACAAGTCGCCGTATCCACGCTGCTGCGGTTTTCTCTACTTAAGATACGTTCTCCCTCCAGACAAG CTTTGGAGCTGGTACGAACCATACTTTTTGGACGAGGAAGAGTTCACAGTATCGTCCGACGGCAATAAGAAGACGACAGTGGGAGAATTCGCAGAATCACTGATAATGGACGATAAGTACTATAACACTG TTCTGCCAAGATTACCAGTAagagttaaaaatttatttggaGCGCATCTTTTAGAAATGTCAAAACATCGCAAGCGGAGGGTCAAGAACATGGACTTTGTTGACGACTTCGTAGAGGGAGCCCAGGTTTCGGTTTGCTCAAA GGGAGACTGGCTGGATGGAGAAATACTGAGCGTGCAGGAGGGACGGAGAGGCTTCCCCCTGGTGACAGTGCACCTGGAGGACGGTACTGACGAAACCGTGGACATAGGCTATGTTGTCCTCAAAGACAGAGGCTATGAAAAGAGGGAGAGGCGCAGGTCGTCAAGAAGCAGTTCCCTGTCATCTGCTGGTTCTGAACGCAGGAAAAAACATAGGAGAAGGTCCCACGACTCACACAGTAAACCGGATAAACGCGATTCCATGTCAAAAAGGGATGATTTGTTGAAAGAGTTTAAAAGAAGAGAGAGGGAGAAGGTTTTGGCTACCGGGAAG GAAAAATGCACTGGAGGGTATCCTCTGAGAATCGAGTTAAAAGATCAGCACGAATCCTTTAAAATAATGGAGCAACCCGTTGATCACGAATTCGTCAAGAAAATGTTGCCCAGGCTTGACTATAACGCTCTCTATGAGACCGCTAAATCG CTTGATTTGGCTCTACCTCGAAATTATGTCAGTGATGATACGAACAACGACCACTTTATCTCGGCAGTACACCACGCTCTATTCaat TATCACATTTTGGAAGGAAGACTCGTTTGTCCATCATGTTCccataattatataatttccAAGG gAATACCTGATATGCTACATAAAAAAGAACTAACAGaagattaa
- a CDS encoding cell-cycle-related serine/threonine protein kinase (CDK homologue), with protein sequence MPRGNHTYRYNDFKSDLSGELLTFPKIKNPVKIGEKLGCGAYGDVFRGYIVNDYRESFDKRNTHVENVKSPSLRSLMNNETTSNMSSVNLKHLDTVTIYNNTDLTECIDTTFNSSGNEELRDNRHIDERTDFAIKYFKDDTIQILDEGFTAGTIRELSIMKSVGEHPNIVKLVDVYVGKHGGITNKLNTQIGNLMKDESKFSEKEFYFYPFKESQTYALGLYEFCKGISGTILRDLGGDLGRAIYKRMSKGNTGFTLDEVKWLSFQLLNGLAYLHNKKIEHRDLKPNNIMLDRHEPYPVLKIGDWGLGREFRSLDGTITPTACTMFYRPIEVILGSICFMNNGSSKSTPKFSHHYGINVDVWSAACIIAEMVTGKPLFHGNSDFQVLSRIVTMLGRPTEEEWKNCSRAEHYPFNGSLYHFSTENKIENLRTALKGKMDDLGLDLLLKMLEYNPHKRISAQAALSHEWFADVDFRRLDSLGVVNCMTETLKGLLGEEVFDIIEMGSKGMLTTTLLSHVLHSNSPIKAKIIETIGRDHREACSAKHRFVKPSIIRRVRIRNRDRKASPYAKIRLDRVGKE encoded by the exons atgccAAGGGGAAATCATACCTATAGATACAACGACTTTAAGTCCGATCTGTCTGGGGAGCTCCTAACGTTCcctaaaattaaaaaccCCGTCAAGATAGGGGAGAAGCTAGGGTGTGGCGCCTACGGAGATGTCTTCAGGGGCTACATCGTTAACGATTATCGCGAGTCGTTTGACAAGAGAAATACACATGTCGAAAACGTGAAATCGCCGTCACTTCGCTCCCTAATGAACAACGAAACCACCTCAAACATGTCTTCAGTGAATCTGAAGCACCTTGATACAGTTACCATATACAACAACACCGATTTGACTGAGTGCATTGATACGACCTTTAACTCATCTGGCAACGAGGAGTTAAGGGACAACCGCCACATAGACGAAAGGACAGACTTCGCGATCAAGTATTTCAAGGACGACACCATACAAATCTTGGACGAGGGATTCACAGCAGGCACCATAAGGGAGCTGAGCATAATGAAA AGTGTCGGAGAACACCCGAACATAGTCAAACTGGTGGACGTGTACGTCG GCAAACACGGCGGAATAACAAACAAACTAAACACTCAAATCGGAAACCTGATGAAGGACGAGTCAAAGTTTTCTGAAAAGgaattttacttttaccCATTCAAGGAATCGCAAACGTACGCGCTGGGCCTATACGAGTTCTGCAAAGGTATTTCTGGAACCATTTTACGAGACTTAGGGGGAGATTTGGGAAGGGCTATATACAAGAGGATGTCAAAGGGAAATACCGGCTTCACGCTGGATGAGGTGAAGTGGCTGTCATTTCAGCTGCTGAACGGCCTAGCTTACTTACACAACAAAAAG ATCGAGCACAGGGACTTGAAGCCTAACAACATCATGCTGGACAGACATGAGCCGTACCCAGTCCTGAAAATAGGAGACTGGGGACTGGGCAGGGAGTTCAGATCACTTGACGGCACAATCACACCAACGGCTTGCACCATGTTTTACAGACCAATAGAGGTGATACTAGGATCAATCTGTTTTATGAACAATGGTTCATCTAAATCCACACCGAAATTT TCTCATCACTACGGCATCAACGTCGACGTTTGGAGCGCGGCCTGCATAATTGCCGAAATGGTGACTGGAAAACCCCTGTTCCACGGGAACTCAGACTTCCAGGTTCTGTCCAGGATAGTCACAATGCTGGGAAGGCCGACTGAAGAGGAGTGGAAGAACTGCTCAAG AGCCGAGCACTACCCGTTCAACGGAAGTCTGTACCATTTCAGCACGGAGAACAAGATTGAGAACCTGCGGACCGCTCTTAAGGGGAAAATGGACGATTTGGGACTCGACCTTCTCCTCAAGATGCTCGAGTACAACCCTCACAAGAGAATTTCCGCGCAGGCTGCTCTTTCCCACGAGTGGTTCGCAGACGTGGATTTCAGACGCCTAGACTCGCTCGGAGTGGTAAACTGCATGACGGAGACTCTGAAAGGCCTTTTAGGGGAGGAAGTGTTCGACATCATTGAGATGGGCTCCAAGGGCATGCTTACCACAACTCTTTTGTCTCACGTTCTTCACTCTAACAGTCCCATAAAGGCCAAAATCATAGAAACTATTGGAAGGGACCACCGGGAGGCGTGTTCCGCGAAGCATCGATTTGTGAAGCCCTCGATCATACGACGTGTGAGGATCAGAAACCGAGACCGAAAAGCCTCACCCTATGCCAAGATTCG acTCGATAGAGTTGGTAAAGAATGA
- a CDS encoding GTPase has translation MILINTLNRPQRFLVSTSYIIRQFSIMEYYRSVRPVPMPEEKLLSVPKPKEVEVPEISHKIKRSTRPYVGPQIETRQPVPIEVNVNIEKNVQASTVSWIAPKQPKNPKFLKVALLGLPNSGKSSFLNTLLNSTISAVSPKVNTTSREDIKGVLTVEDTQVVVIDSPGKQTKSKIALGIIASHKRRKFCKGLVKIAWRGLEEADVCLFIVDVVKRPKSDLYNILRALSGKTATETYSESVARDGSEDCDVQEDEYTDSESQQCETKVALGETDEEAYDNYSAQSECTNSVSNKESDDTEDEGRVNRKVPVALILNKIDLASHRKWVKSRVRELKVHGNFCDIFYISAKHGIGFLPVINFLKKVARPGPWIYPPDMVTTLSKVKIVEQLVRTYIFCWFNKDVPYKVEQNIIGWTYSENGSLNIEMLYVTAVKVAKMICGVEGRLLKQLQKNVSSKLSRMWNELVFVFIHIKVK, from the exons atgattctCATCAACACACTCAATCGTCCTCAGAGATTCTTGGTTTCCACTTCGTATATCATCAGGCAATTCTCGATTATGGAATACTATAGATCA GTGAGGCCAGTGCCTATGCCAGAAGAGAAGTTATTGTCGGTTCCAAAACCGAAGGAAGTAGAAGTCCCTGAAATAA gccataaaattaaaaggtcAACAAGACCTTATGTTGGACCACAAATAGAAACGAGACAGCCAGTTCCAATAGAAGTAAATGTGAATATTGAGAAGAATGTTCAGGCAAGCACAGTTTCATGGATAGCACCAAAGCAGCCAAAAAACCCGAAATTCCTCAAAGTTGCCCTGTTGGGACTGCCTAACTCAG GTAAAAGTTCGTTCCTGAACACACTTTTGAACTCGACGATATCGGCAGTGTCACCTAAGGTGAACACGACTAG TAGAGAGGACATCAAGGGAGTGCTCACAGTTGAAGACACGCAAGTTGTAGTAATAGACTCTCCAGGCAAACAAacaaaaagtaaaattgcTTTAGGAATAATAGCGTCGCATAAGAGGAGAAAGTTCTGCAAGGGCCTAGTGAAGATAGCATGGCGTGGACTG GAGGAGGCAGATGTTTGCCTGTTTATAGTGGATGTCGTAAAAAGGCCTAAAAGTGACttgtataatatactaAGAGCCCTATCAGGAAAGACGGCAACGGAAACAT aTTCTGAAAGCGTTGCCAGGGATGGGTCTGAAGATTGTGATGTGCAAGAGGATGAATACACTGATTCAGAATCACAGCAGTGTGAAACAAAAGTAGCCTTAGGAGAAACCGACGAGGAAGCATACGACAATTACTCTGCACAGTCTGAGTGCACTAATAGTGTTAGCAATAAGGAATCTGACGATACAGAGGATGAGGGGAGAGTTAATAGGAAAGTGCCAGTGGCACTCATCTTAAACAAG ATTGATCTGGCGTCCCACAGGAAGTGGGTTAAGTCACGAGTGAGGGAGTTGAA GGTCCATGGAAACTTCTGCGACATATTCTACATAAGCGCTAAACACGGCATAGGGTTCCTGCCAGTGATTAACTTTTTAAAGAAAGTAGCAAGGCCAGGCCCATGGATATATCCTCCAGACATG GTGACCACACTCAGCAAGGTTAAGATAGTGGAGCAGCTAGTGAG aacatatatattctgCTGGTTCAACAAGGATGTGCCGTACAAGGTGGAACAGAATATAATAGGCTGGACGTATTCGGAAAATGGCAGCCTGAACATAGAAATG TTGTATGTGACAGCAGTGAAGGTGGCTAAGATGATCTGCGGAGTCGAAGGCCGATTGTTGAAGCAACTCCAAAAAAACGTGTCGTCGAAGCTGTCGAGGATGTGGAACGAGCTggtgtttgtgtttatccacattaaagtaaaatga
- a CDS encoding uncharacterized protein (ataxin-2, N-terminal domain containing protein), which yields MYRNTNPGLSSTNPGPFKHDKKLSYFLKINDERMALVMSSLIDREVEVNLEDGTQVKGIFNSFDPASRGVNKAIDIAINSYVTNGVSLNPHNRKPQTDKRTMKPMIVCGTEYHFFSSHGIAKSLFKTREHKPLSAKRSPTKFKTDTEISSSKQTSINPVLTEWRPTESVDESQLVELDKVEGEQWDQFETNRNEYGVVSTFDENMYTTSLDLNEVPDSVKERAEKLAAEIEGGTDTNYAKVESLLEDEDAVETESPAVKSSEESKEVKEEDPKEVRERHQESSNGTVLRLTMRSDKLDTDRHTPSSKPKQEKQTQQIGVNALNIEPTNLKPDSFRFGFSERKNKYSLEQEKKEKFEAPPPAPKPHDKQLYVPILKAHPYNHFRTSPHGDTMKQVPEHAKEAAREPHKEPFTVTVKETPREHPRESLRTSPKEGLKDVQRESARESPKETFKFTAKKSFKFNPNASTFTPTLVTAKTPSMPSDQTPLSSPAISPLAIQQAKFEFRPFNPMKRFPRLDFRSARTVESSRFSDHDVYGYKWEVDPSLSYRDVFGDLNPLFVHHHHVPMKPPNQMVPPGQPGPAMMPPGAPMNYPPYHVGTMPVGMVPYGPQVHPRLYNGVPYNHMGPAPMPRRGHPPLNPRYGHSSPLPNDQYMNTRAHDHYDDKAKGYMGHMKHKK from the exons ATGTATCGTAACACGAATCCTGGTCTTTCTTCTACCAACCCCGGCCCATTTAAGCACGATAAAAAACTTTCTTATTTcctgaaaataaatgacGAACGTATGGCACTCGTTATGTCTTCTTTGATC GACAGGGAAGTTGAAGTTAACCTTGAAGATGGGACGCAAGTCAAGGGAATATTTAACTCCTTTGATCCGGCTAGTAGAGGAGTCAACAAAGCTATTGACATAGCAATTAATTCGTACGTAACCAATGGCGTAAGTTTAAATCCACATAATCGTAAACCGCAGACCGATAAAAGGACGATGAAGCCAATGATCGTATGCGGAACTGAATATCACTTTTTCTCGTCACATGGAATCGCTAAAAGTTTGTTTAAGACCAGGGAGCATAAGCCTCTGTCGGCGAAGAGGAGTCCTACAAAATTTAAGACTGATACGGAGATATCATCATCGAAACAGACCAGCATAAACCCGGTCTTGACAGAGTGGAGGCCCACCGAAT CCGTCGACGAGTCGCAGTTGGTGGAACTGGACAAGGTCGAAGGGGAACAATGGGACCAGTTTGA GACGAACAGGAATGAATACGGAGTGGTGTCCACCTTTGACGAAAATATGTACACAACCTCTCTTGACCTGAACGAGGTACCAGACAGCGTAAAAGAACGCGCCGAGAAGTTGGCCGCGGAGATCGAAGGCGGCACCGATACCAATTACGCGAAGGTCGAGTCACTTCTCGAGGACGAGGATGCCGTGGAAACGGAGTCTCCAGCAGTTAAGAGCTCAGAAGAGTCGAAAGAAGTAAAGGAGGAAGACCCTAAGGAAGTGAGGGAA AGGCACCAGGAGTCTTCAAATGGTACTGTACTAAGACTCACAATGCGCTCAGATAAACTGGATACCGATAGGCATACTCCGTCATCTAAGCCGAAGCAGGAGAAGCAAACGCAGCAAATT GGAGTCAACGCTCTTAACATTGAGCCCACGAACCTGAAGCCCGACTCTTTCAGATTCGGATTCAGCGAAAGGAAGAACAAGTACTCATTGGAGCAGGAGAAAAAGGAGAAGTTTGAGGCACCACCGCCGGCACCCAAGCCCCACGACAAACAGCTGTACGTTCCCATCCTGAAGGCGCATCCTTACAATCACTTTAGGACCTCCCCACACGGAGACACGATGAAGCAGGTGCCTGAGCACGCGAAAGAAGCCGCAAGGGAACCCCACAAGGAGCCCTTTACAGTCACTGTAAAGGAAACGCCGAGAGAACACCCCAGGGAGTCTCTGAGGACTTCTCCAAAAGAAGGCCTGAAGGATGTCCAGAGGGAATCGGCGAGGGAGTCCCCCAAGGAAACCTTCAAATTCACAGCCAAGAAGTCGTTTAAGTTTAATCCGAACGCTTCAACGTTCACGCCAACCCTCGTTACAGCTAAGACGCCCTCAATG CCCTCGGATCAGACTCCGCTCTCGAGTCCAGCCATAAGTCCACTGGCCATACAGCAGGCTAAATTCGAGTTCAGGCCCTTCAACCCGATG AAACGATTTCCGAGACTCGACTTCAGGAGCGCCAGAACCGTCGAAAGCTCCAGGTTCAGCGACCACGATGTATATGGTTACAAGTGGGAGGTGGACCCCAGCCTAAGCTACCGTGACGTCTTCGGCGACCTGAACCCTCTCTTCGTGCACCATCACCACGTGCCCATGAAGCCTCCGAATCAGATGGTTCCGCCGGGCCAGCCTGGCCCTGCGATGATGCCGCCCGGCGCCCCTATGAACTACCCGCCCTACCACGTTGGGACGATGCCAGTCGGAATGGTGCCGTACGGACCTCAGGTCCACCCGCGGCTCTACAACGGGGTCCCCTACAACCACATGGGACCCGCACCCATGCCCAGGAGGGGCCACCCCCCCTTAAACCCCCGCTATGGCCATTCCAGT CCTCTGCCCAACGACCAGTACATGAACACTCGGGCCCACGACCACTACGACGACAAGGCCAAGGGGTATATGGGCCACATGAAGCATAAGAAGTGA